One region of Wyeomyia smithii strain HCP4-BCI-WySm-NY-G18 chromosome 3, ASM2978416v1, whole genome shotgun sequence genomic DNA includes:
- the LOC129727165 gene encoding uncharacterized protein LOC129727165, with protein MSYSYNTTGRSSSQTSIYDYPEHLNPFYEDENHKRLRFWNFSSQRSDKPRSERRGSLVSIRDGLRDMWEFKTFRIKKKRSSSLGVSKTSESPPPLRRDDHDSHYHTIGNASAYRSTINTVGYRPGYSQSSSNTPLFERNTRYRGSLQNNSNDIGIGLSRNDRYRSTIQNGFATYSGGSMVTSTPRSRYAAQGTTRYGMNAGVPQSSLKSTNPFEEDEDGNVITEAYVSSNGVVRMRPRKKRRAPPPPVHKLLSSSNESTGDAAFSTRLKIKESTPLESSEDIDKLTNLTAEIESFVQTTSNDDVTSSSIEQTQSQVRPSPSATSNTEPKLKIVEESEQLSVDKTTEISTLPDKIQEKPVDQPSESSQTEESTAKTNSPIPEPVEQISQLEELKIIEESKCVTAPQPSPRAKPSPPPVPRATPVTEEVDLENVSLPETPVPARRFNKNRTQAQTNGNVLQIIETSSSNTAPAVDEEENMQSKAVKNVNYEFEYKVQPIVTEIDEKIGTARMKISESTGDINSVPTTGGERRRSVRDIIESINKSQSLLKVNQDATGTLHAAQSTDSINRNMRELSERERELQVLINEMDSHFSKQKPAAPARDRGSYYDNVPDDADDGNTDNLLSNSDLRSKKSPTKSLGIETNDEGQFKDCIDWNPLPKPRRSRHFPEPAQQIPVGGSILANIDHNNNGTSKS; from the exons GGAATTCAAAACATTTCGTATAAAAAAGAAGCGCTCGTCATCCTTGGGGGTCAGCAAAACTTCAGAAAGCCCTCCGCCGCTTCGCCGAGATGATCATGATTCACATTACCATACCATCGGTAATGCATCCGCGTATAGAAGTACCATCAATACTGTAGGATACCGACCAGGGTATTCGCAATCTAGTTCCAACACACCATTGTTCGAAAGAAATACACGCTACCGTGGTTCACTCCAGAATAATTCGAAT GATATCGGGATTGGTCTTTCTagaaatgatcgctaccgtagCACAATTCAAAACGGTTTTGCGACTTACAGTGGGGGATCCATGGTGACGTCCACACCGCGCTCCCGATATGCTGCTCAAGGGACCACCCGATATGGAATGAATGCTGG AGTACCCCAATCTAGTCTCAAATCTACAAACCCTTTCGAAGAGGATGAAGATGGCAATGTTATTACCGAAGCCTATGTCAGCAGCAATGGTGTAGTTCGCATGCGCCCGCGTAAGAAGCGACGTGCGCCACCTCCTCCTGTACATAAGTTG TTGAGTTCCTCAAACGAATCAACCGGTGACGCGGCCTTCAGCACACGATTGAAGATCAAAGAATCAACCCCTCTGGAAAGCTCTGAGGATATCGACAAACTTACCAACCTTACAGCTGAAATCGAATCGTTTGTTCAAACAACCTCGAATGATGATGTTACCTCTAGTTCAATTGAACAAACTCAATCCCAAGTTAGACCCTCACCAAGTGCTACCAGCAACACGGAACCTAAACTCAAAATAGTTGAAGAATCCGAACAGCTATCCGTTGATAAAACCACAGAAATATCAACGTTACCTGATAAGATCCAGGAAAAACCAGTAGATCAACCGAGTGAATCGTCACAGACTGAGGAATCAACCGCTAAAACAAATTCTCCAATACCCGAACCAGTTGAACAGATATCCCAACTCGAGGAACTAAAAATAATCGAAGAATCGAAATGCGTAACTGCTCCACAGCCATCACCCCGCGCTAAACCATCACCTCCACCGGTGCCGAGGGCCACTCCAGTCACAGAAGAGGTTGACCTCGAAAATGTCTCACTCCCGGAGACTCCAGTGCCAGCACGTCGCTTCAACAAGAATCGCACCCAAGCGCAGACCAACGGTAATGTTTTGCAAATCATTGAAACTTCCAGCTCGAATACAGCACCCGCTGTTGACGAGGAAGAGAACATGCAATCTAAGGCAGTTAAAAACGTTAACTACGAGTTCGAGTATAAGGTGCAACCAATAGTTACCGAAATTGACGAGAAGATCGGCACGGCTCGTATGAAAATCAGTGAGTCAACAGGAGATATAAATTCAGTGCCGACTACCGGAGGCGAGCGACGTCGTTCCGTTCGAGACATAATCGAATCCATCAATAAAAGTCAAAGTTTACTGAAGGTGAACCAAGATGCCACGGGCACTTTGCACGCGGCCCAGTCTACCGATAGTATCAACAGAAACATGAGAGAGTTGAGCGAACGGGAACGTGAGTTGCAAGTTCTCATTAACGAAATGGACTCTCACTTTAGCAAACAAAAGCCCGCGGCGCCAGCCAGAGACCGTGGCTCTTATTACGATAACGTTCCGGATGACGCAGATGATGGAAACACAGATAATCTGCTGAGTAATTCGGACTTACGTTCGAAGAAAAGTCCGACAAAGTCACTTGGTATCGAAACGAACGATGAGGGACAGTTCAAGGACTGCATTGATTGGAACCCGTTACCGAAACCGCGAAGAAGTCGACATTTTCCGGAGCCTGCGCAGCAAATACCAGTAGGAGGAAGCATTCTAGCGAATATTGATCACAATAATAACGGAACTAGCAAAAGTTAG